The segment attatatgtttatttgctttgtttttttttccttaaaagacatttcacagtaataaaaaacataaacaaaaaatgtaagacattaagtaaaaaaaaaaaaaaaaaaatcattgcatcATACAAAGCGGTTACGTTTTCGGAGTAGAAATGTTAGTggttataaaatgtgttttccacAGTGTGTCAGTAACATCACAGGTATCATCTTTTCTGCTTTAGCTCAGCTCGGTTTACACGATTAACACACAACTcccaacaggaaaaaaacaaaaacatttaagagtATTTCACCTACTGAAcaatttaaaacttaaactcCATTTCAGGCTAATTTGGTTTAATGTCGCCTCTTTTATCTTCCCTATCCGTGTCGACGAAGCTACAAGTAAAATACTAAGCTGCTGAAGTTCATGTTGAAGTCGCATCTGTCGTCGCAGCCGAATGTTTTGTTGGTGGCCACAAGTTATCGAGTATATTCAGACCTTGACGCAGgtttctctgcagctcttcTCACTCTCAAACTGGTTGCTGTTTCCCAGACAGCCTCCGAACCAGAACTGAGCGCAGGAGTTAGCCGTGGCGTCGTAGTACCACTTCACCACGTAGTCCCGGCACGGTCCTGGATCCAGCACGTGGCTGCAGCGCTCCGCTAGAGACaaccccaaaaaaataaagtgtcaaATTTGGCCACATGGTCCCATGTTAACCCTGGACACCTGGATCCGCATCAGtttttcagacgccttttacaagtaaactctaaaacttgaaaaaatcaGTAcgatgtctttaaaaaagacgtgaaaaaaaagctgtgagcAGCTTGTTATGAAATATTCACAAAGTGagaaaatttagaaaatcattttaaaaaaagtatttgggaaaaatgtctggggaaaaagaaacatgctgtgaaaaaaacacatttatagatacatttcataattacataaagaaaacattatttttccaggtcagttccttttgtttttatttatttatttgattaattataactaattttcaggtaattttcttgaacttaaCTTATTAagttttggcacattttttttttttttgttgcttgccTCTATTCCCatgtcttttaaagaaattgtgccaattttcccaggtttcaaagggttaactggctATATTctcttaaaatgacatattaaggAGACCTTTCAATGTTTCTTATGTCTTCACTAACTTGTACAGCCAGCAGATGTTATACTTTTTAAATCCTATGTCCCAAAATGTGCCTAAAAATAaggtttcttatttttaggcaTCGATATTTCCACAGCGGCTCAACAGATTTTTACCATTTGAACTATTTGAAACGTCCATATTCTTTCGTCATTTTGCAATAAATgcccccccaccaaaaaaacccccaaactaTCTCTTGCATTACAGAAtatttggggggatttttgttaaaatcagACATTCATGCTCCAATAAAATGTCAGCGAGGTAAAGTTTACCCGTTTTGAGCTTATCCCTCAGCCCTCGAACAGGACATTTCAACCAATCATGTCTCTGTCCTGCAACTCTTCCACTCTTACCTGATATGTAGGTGTCagagggcagaggaggaggagtcggAGGTGGCGCCGGTGTCTTCTTCTCAGTCGGGGTCTTCAGAGTGGGACCTGCCGGCCCGATGGCTCCCGTCATCACCACATGGTGGTTCGGCTCCTTCACGTCAAACTGTGGGAGGAACTCTGTGACGGGTCTGAAGGGTTCCCTGTCGAAGAACGGAAATCTCTGAGTCTCTGAGGAGCT is part of the Plectropomus leopardus isolate mb unplaced genomic scaffold, YSFRI_Pleo_2.0 unplaced_scaffold12601, whole genome shotgun sequence genome and harbors:
- the LOC121963807 gene encoding collagen alpha-1(XXVIII) chain-like, whose amino-acid sequence is YSRLNPSAPLQPGPLVPQPGREPITLQRPKTDDRSSSETQRFPFFDREPFRPVTEFLPQFDVKEPNHHVVMTGAIGPAGPTLKTPTEKKTPAPPPTPPPLPSDTYISAERCSHVLDPGPCRDYVVKWYYDATANSCAQFWFGGCLGNSNQFESEKSCRETCVKV